Proteins co-encoded in one Opitutus terrae PB90-1 genomic window:
- a CDS encoding alpha-N-arabinofuranosidase has translation MKITSRRQFVKQLVTSGAVLTAAPWLRSIGYAQNSRARVARTLIDQANIRSQLDRRLLGAFLEHLGRAVYTGVYEPGSPLADESGFRRDVIAEVKGLGVPNMRYPGGNFVSGYHWQDGVGPKNQRPTVLERAWNSLETNQFGTNEFMEWCKLVGTEPLLGFNLGTGSAEEAVAYVEYCNVARGTKWSDLRRQHGYEQPHNVKYWCLGNEMDGPWQMGRLTAPEYGRKARDAARQIRVISPNAQLIACGSSNTILPTYLEWDRQVLEECYDQVDGISLHNYYGNTAALTGGSSARYLAMNLDMERQIHEIAAVCDYVQGLQRSPKRLWLSFDEWNVWYRARGGAFANGQGKFAPRLLEEVYNLEDALLVGGFVNTLLRQSARVRVGCLAQIVNVIAPLVTNETSVLRQSIYYPYAWALQFAHGRVLDLEVEAETYPIHAEGLRADFAREDQVPFVDVVATCDAARQRASVFLLNRDLENEREFVVDWRNPTPARVLTALTLTGGDLKAANTFDRPTLVAPQPLELPAVGAKMTFKLPARSYSVVQFATA, from the coding sequence ATGAAGATCACGAGTCGCAGGCAGTTTGTGAAGCAATTGGTCACGTCGGGCGCCGTGCTGACGGCGGCGCCGTGGCTGCGAAGCATCGGTTATGCGCAGAATTCTCGGGCGCGCGTCGCGCGCACGCTGATCGATCAGGCGAACATCCGCTCGCAGCTCGACCGGCGGTTGCTCGGCGCGTTTCTCGAGCATCTTGGCCGCGCGGTCTATACCGGCGTCTACGAACCGGGCTCGCCGCTGGCGGACGAAAGCGGATTTCGGCGGGACGTGATTGCCGAGGTGAAGGGACTCGGCGTGCCGAACATGCGGTATCCGGGAGGAAACTTCGTCTCGGGTTATCACTGGCAGGACGGCGTCGGGCCGAAGAACCAGCGGCCCACGGTGCTGGAGCGTGCCTGGAATTCGCTCGAGACGAATCAATTTGGCACGAACGAGTTCATGGAATGGTGCAAGCTGGTCGGCACCGAGCCGCTGCTCGGCTTCAATCTCGGCACGGGCTCGGCCGAGGAAGCGGTGGCGTATGTCGAATACTGCAACGTCGCGCGCGGCACCAAGTGGAGCGACCTGCGGCGGCAGCACGGTTACGAACAGCCGCACAACGTTAAGTATTGGTGCCTCGGCAACGAGATGGACGGCCCCTGGCAGATGGGCCGGCTCACGGCTCCGGAATACGGCCGGAAGGCTCGCGACGCCGCGCGCCAAATCCGTGTGATTTCGCCCAACGCGCAGCTCATCGCGTGCGGTTCAAGCAACACGATCTTGCCGACCTACCTCGAGTGGGATCGGCAGGTGCTCGAGGAGTGCTATGACCAGGTCGATGGCATTTCGCTGCACAACTACTATGGCAACACCGCGGCGCTGACCGGCGGCAGCAGCGCGCGGTATCTCGCCATGAACCTCGACATGGAGCGGCAGATTCACGAGATCGCCGCGGTCTGCGACTACGTGCAGGGGCTGCAGCGTTCGCCGAAGCGGCTGTGGCTGTCGTTCGACGAATGGAACGTCTGGTACCGCGCCCGCGGCGGTGCTTTCGCGAACGGCCAGGGCAAGTTCGCGCCGCGATTGCTCGAGGAAGTCTACAATCTCGAGGACGCACTGCTCGTCGGCGGTTTCGTGAACACGTTGCTGCGCCAGTCGGCCCGCGTGCGCGTCGGCTGCCTGGCGCAGATCGTCAACGTGATCGCCCCGCTGGTGACCAACGAGACGTCGGTGCTGCGGCAGAGTATCTACTATCCGTATGCGTGGGCACTGCAGTTTGCGCACGGACGTGTGCTGGACCTGGAGGTGGAAGCAGAGACCTACCCGATTCACGCGGAAGGGTTGCGGGCGGATTTTGCGCGGGAGGATCAGGTGCCGTTCGTCGACGTGGTGGCGACCTGCGACGCGGCGCGTCAGCGTGCGAGCGTGTTCCTGCTTAATCGCGATCTCGAAAACGAGCGCGAGTTTGTCGTCGACTGGCGGAATCCAACTCCGGCCCGCGTGCTGACGGCGCTCACGCTCACTGGAGGCGACCTCAAAGCGGCCAACACCTTCGACCGACCGACGCTCGTCGCTCCGCAACCGCTGGAGCTGCCCGCGGTCGGAGCGAAAATGACGTTCAAACTGCCAGCGCGCTCCTACAGCGTGGTGCAGTTTGCGACGGCCTGA
- a CDS encoding ABC transporter permease: protein MNDFRHALRQLAKAPGFTAITLLTLALCIGANSAIFSVVHAVLLKPYPWRDSDRLVYVYNTYPLMGLPDAGVSIPDYLDRHEAVRGFADSAIYHYASFNLADSGTAERVSAVRASPSLFSTLQSGAALGRVFTDEEAQPGRDRVVVLSHACWQTRFAGDPGIVGHTLRLNGEPYTVVGVMPRDFYFPAPRIQLWVPFAFTPEQRSDQERGHEFSTMIARLRPDTDLAAIQRELDALQRRNAERLPDSRQFWETSGFGGRVTGFLARNVRDVRSMLWLVQAGVAAALLIGCANVASLLLARALARERELAIRAALGAARSRLVRLLLSESLVLFLVGGALGLLVALGGIRGLSAFGLTLLPRAYGVQLDLTIFGFTLACALATGLAFGAMPAWSASRGEAAGALKESGERASGGRRTQRLRATLVVGEIALAVMLLATASLLIKSVQRLEAQNPGFVAENVLSAKLTLAGPAYEDPSHRTAACERLLEQVRPLPGVTRAAITSSLPFGGSFSQSSYDIDGYTPPAGQPKPHGFRISVTPDYFAALQIPLLRGRTFTAQDDARANPVVIVDRVMADRYWPGEDPIDRVIIRGGGPEPVRCTVIGVVAAAKNQSLENPVSKETLYYPFAQLPDEYATVVVKTTVAAESLVAPIRAAMATVDPAQPLYDVKTLTSRVDEALLARRAPMALLSLFSGVALLLAALGVYGVLAFAVVQRTTEFGIRLALGATPRGIAWLVLRQGTVLVAVGVAAGLAGYLALSRVVGQLLFGVSPADPLALSLAPLVLAAIALLACVLPARRATKVDPMVALRAQ, encoded by the coding sequence ATGAATGATTTCCGTCACGCGCTGCGCCAGCTCGCCAAAGCCCCTGGCTTCACTGCCATCACCCTCCTGACGCTCGCGCTCTGCATCGGGGCCAACAGCGCGATCTTCTCCGTCGTCCACGCGGTGCTGCTGAAGCCCTATCCGTGGCGCGATTCCGACCGGCTCGTCTACGTCTACAATACCTACCCGCTGATGGGGCTGCCGGACGCGGGCGTTTCGATCCCGGACTACCTCGACCGGCACGAAGCCGTGCGCGGCTTCGCCGACAGCGCGATTTACCACTACGCGAGCTTCAATCTGGCGGATTCCGGCACAGCCGAGCGGGTGTCGGCCGTGCGCGCGAGTCCGTCGCTGTTCTCCACGTTGCAGAGCGGCGCCGCCTTGGGCCGTGTGTTCACGGATGAGGAAGCGCAACCGGGGCGCGACCGGGTCGTCGTGCTCAGCCACGCGTGCTGGCAAACGCGGTTTGCCGGCGACCCCGGCATCGTCGGGCACACCCTGCGGTTGAACGGCGAACCTTACACCGTCGTGGGCGTGATGCCGCGCGACTTTTACTTTCCGGCGCCGCGGATCCAGCTCTGGGTGCCGTTCGCGTTCACCCCGGAACAGCGCTCGGATCAGGAGCGCGGTCACGAGTTCTCGACGATGATTGCGCGACTTCGGCCGGACACGGACCTCGCCGCCATTCAGCGCGAGCTCGATGCCCTCCAGCGGCGCAACGCGGAGCGGCTGCCGGACTCCCGGCAGTTCTGGGAAACCAGTGGATTCGGCGGCCGCGTGACCGGCTTTCTCGCGCGCAATGTGCGGGACGTTCGCAGCATGTTGTGGCTGGTACAGGCCGGGGTCGCCGCCGCGCTGCTGATCGGCTGCGCGAACGTCGCGAGCCTGCTGCTCGCGCGTGCACTGGCGAGGGAACGGGAGCTCGCGATCCGGGCCGCGCTCGGCGCCGCCCGCAGCCGGCTGGTGCGGCTATTGTTGTCCGAAAGCCTCGTGCTTTTCCTTGTCGGCGGTGCCCTGGGATTGCTCGTGGCGCTGGGCGGCATCCGCGGGCTCAGCGCATTTGGGCTGACGCTCCTGCCGCGCGCTTACGGCGTGCAACTCGACCTCACGATCTTCGGGTTCACCCTGGCGTGCGCGCTGGCCACTGGGCTGGCGTTTGGCGCGATGCCGGCGTGGTCCGCCTCACGCGGTGAAGCCGCCGGCGCCTTGAAGGAAAGCGGCGAGCGCGCGAGTGGCGGCCGTCGCACGCAGCGACTTCGCGCCACCCTCGTCGTGGGCGAAATCGCCCTCGCCGTCATGCTGCTCGCCACCGCCAGCCTGCTGATCAAGAGCGTGCAGCGGCTCGAAGCGCAGAATCCCGGGTTCGTCGCGGAAAACGTGCTCAGCGCGAAGCTCACTCTCGCCGGCCCCGCTTACGAGGATCCCTCGCACCGCACCGCTGCTTGCGAGCGGCTGCTGGAGCAGGTGCGCCCGCTGCCCGGGGTGACGCGCGCCGCGATCACCAGCAGCCTGCCGTTCGGCGGCAGTTTTTCGCAGAGCTCCTACGACATCGACGGCTACACGCCGCCCGCCGGCCAGCCGAAGCCGCACGGATTCCGGATCAGCGTGACGCCCGACTACTTCGCCGCGCTGCAAATCCCGCTGCTCCGCGGGCGAACGTTCACGGCGCAGGATGACGCGCGAGCGAATCCGGTCGTCATCGTCGATCGCGTCATGGCCGACCGCTACTGGCCGGGCGAGGATCCGATCGATCGCGTGATCATTCGCGGCGGCGGGCCGGAACCCGTGCGTTGCACGGTGATTGGCGTCGTCGCGGCGGCGAAAAACCAGTCGCTGGAAAATCCCGTCTCGAAGGAAACGCTCTATTATCCGTTCGCCCAGCTGCCCGACGAATATGCGACGGTCGTCGTGAAAACCACGGTGGCGGCCGAGTCGCTGGTCGCACCGATCCGCGCCGCAATGGCGACCGTGGACCCGGCCCAGCCGCTCTATGACGTGAAGACACTCACCTCGCGGGTGGACGAGGCACTGCTGGCGAGGCGCGCACCGATGGCACTGCTGTCACTGTTCAGCGGGGTGGCCCTCCTGCTTGCTGCGCTCGGCGTTTATGGCGTGCTGGCCTTCGCCGTGGTGCAGCGCACCACGGAGTTTGGCATTCGGCTCGCCCTCGGCGCCACGCCGCGCGGCATCGCGTGGCTCGTGCTGCGGCAGGGCACGGTACTGGTGGCAGTTGGGGTGGCCGCCGGCCTTGCTGGCTATCTCGCGCTCAGCCGCGTGGTCGGACAGCTGCTATTCGGCGTCAGTCCGGCGGACCCGCTCGCACTCTCATTGGCGCCGCTCGTGCTCGCAGCCATCGCGCTTCTCGCCTGCGTGCTGCCGGCCCGGCGCGCGACGAAAGTCGACCCGATGGTGGCGCTCCGCGCGCAGTAA
- a CDS encoding MBL fold metallo-hydrolase, producing MKRNLTCSLLVAAALAASLISASAGEKPGKMNCPMADAKAKCKVLKGVVHLRDNDVRFARKGGGMVFVDPTAGPTDPLAVKAGLVKPDLILITHPHGDHFQPAVLQEYLQANPQVILAGPAEVVKLAAEKGITMQTVATNQTYQLAGVEVSTVPAYFENPQAKHPQAGGWVGYVLALNGARYYVTGDTGPVPEMAATKADVIFPLLSGCGGNLPDAVKMAELSGAKFVVPVHTSGQVETIKKYVGQLPKEVMSAYYLDAQLNPTI from the coding sequence ATGAAAAGAAACCTGACCTGTTCGCTGCTCGTCGCCGCCGCACTTGCGGCCTCTCTGATTTCCGCCTCGGCCGGTGAAAAACCCGGGAAGATGAATTGCCCGATGGCCGACGCGAAAGCGAAGTGCAAGGTGCTCAAAGGCGTCGTCCACCTCCGCGACAACGACGTTCGTTTCGCGCGCAAGGGTGGCGGCATGGTCTTCGTCGATCCGACCGCCGGCCCCACGGATCCACTCGCGGTCAAAGCCGGTCTGGTGAAGCCCGATCTGATTCTGATCACCCATCCGCACGGTGATCATTTCCAGCCCGCGGTGCTGCAGGAATATCTCCAGGCCAACCCGCAGGTGATCCTCGCCGGGCCGGCCGAGGTGGTGAAGCTCGCCGCGGAGAAAGGCATTACCATGCAGACCGTCGCGACGAACCAGACCTACCAGCTCGCGGGCGTCGAGGTCAGCACGGTGCCGGCCTACTTTGAAAATCCGCAGGCGAAACATCCGCAGGCGGGCGGCTGGGTCGGCTACGTCCTCGCGCTGAACGGCGCGCGCTATTACGTAACCGGCGACACCGGCCCGGTTCCTGAAATGGCCGCGACGAAGGCGGACGTGATCTTCCCGCTGCTCTCCGGTTGCGGCGGCAACCTCCCGGATGCGGTGAAGATGGCTGAGCTCTCCGGCGCCAAGTTCGTCGTGCCGGTGCACACGAGCGGACAGGTCGAGACGATCAAAAAGTACGTCGGCCAGCTGCCCAAGGAAGTGATGAGCGCCTACTACCTCGACGCTCAGCTGAATCCGACGATCTAG
- a CDS encoding PAS domain-containing protein has translation MPAVYDVEPRHSHALTGIFEGRLNLSGPVRYATAVLAVAAGWLVRAGLMQAWGDRLPYLTLYPAVMIAAILGGFGPGVLATALSVLVVAISWTRSGNVFYGDRLDWVGMAAFAGCCLGIAGLAALLHRSRRRRDAQHRALETAHAQLEELERQHARAEARLRESEERFRLTAASDGITLYEQDANLRYVWLYPQHAEHGAALGRTDGELLPNAEGERLMQRKQEVLTQGTSCRVEVRAQLPAGTKYYDTFIAPRRDASGRIVGVAGTALDVTDRRQREQSRQLLAAIVESSEDAIIALDLEGTITSWNQGSTRLFGYTAAETIGHSVTMLIPRERFHEEPQILERIRAGERIEHYETRRRRKDGTELEISLSVSPLRDDRGEIVGASKIARDVTLRNRTERNRRFIAMLNERLASSDQPDEIVQTASRLVAQFLGAQDCCFSEWHDETGAALVHYEWGEPGRPAGTGVHRLCEFAPAEWRRQFPHEFRIADITREAPDAALVGKCQAAGVGSFATAGVTRKAPWIASIIVASQQPRTWRDDEMRLLKAVVARVWPLVERARSETALRTSEEQLRLITDHAPVSLAQVDRERRLKFVNQTYARRFGREPHDLIGQPLKEVVGATAYARIQPHLDGAFAGRHVEFETEIALPVGGTRWVHAVHTPETAPDGTVIGVIVLITDITARKEAERQVALARDQALAAARAKDDFLAALSHELRTPLNPVLLIASDAAENPALAAEVRRDFATIRKNVELEARLIDDLLDVTRITHGKLPLDLRPVSAEQILQDALSVIRPDAEQKRITLVTELTAHRTTVRGDAVRLQQVFWNVLKNAVKFTPAGGRITVTSANLRGGDTLRVAVRDNGIGMTPAEIARVFDAFTQGDHAVGSNSHRFGGLGLGLTISRLLVEQHHGDIRAESAGPGQGATFTIELPVTTQPIATVGSTTGDDGLRAIHLDGRAGRRRGRVLLVEDHAPTRDALASLLRRRNYEVLTAATIGEARAHLAAGGIGLLVSDIGLPDGDGCDLMAELRGRAELRGIALTGYGMDADIARSTKAGFFAHLTKPIRVQALDAVLAAIDSPAADFAR, from the coding sequence ATGCCCGCTGTTTACGACGTCGAGCCCCGTCATTCACATGCTCTGACCGGCATTTTCGAAGGCAGGCTGAACCTCTCCGGCCCGGTGCGTTATGCCACCGCGGTGCTGGCGGTGGCGGCTGGCTGGCTGGTGCGCGCGGGGTTGATGCAAGCGTGGGGCGACCGACTGCCTTATCTGACGCTCTACCCGGCGGTGATGATCGCGGCGATTCTGGGCGGGTTCGGACCAGGCGTACTGGCGACGGCCCTGTCGGTGCTCGTGGTCGCAATTTCCTGGACGCGATCGGGCAACGTTTTCTACGGCGACCGGCTCGACTGGGTTGGCATGGCCGCGTTTGCGGGTTGCTGCCTGGGGATCGCGGGCCTTGCGGCGCTGCTGCACCGCTCGCGACGGCGGAGAGACGCGCAGCACCGGGCGCTGGAAACCGCGCACGCGCAGCTCGAGGAGCTGGAACGGCAGCACGCCCGCGCCGAGGCCCGGCTTCGGGAAAGCGAGGAGCGGTTCCGACTGACGGCTGCGAGCGACGGGATCACCCTTTACGAGCAGGATGCGAACCTGCGCTACGTCTGGCTCTACCCGCAGCACGCGGAGCATGGCGCCGCGCTCGGCCGAACCGATGGTGAACTGCTTCCGAACGCCGAGGGCGAACGGCTGATGCAACGCAAGCAGGAGGTGCTCACCCAAGGCACGTCGTGCCGCGTGGAGGTTCGCGCCCAGCTGCCCGCCGGCACGAAATACTACGACACCTTCATCGCGCCGCGCCGCGACGCGAGCGGCCGCATCGTCGGCGTGGCCGGCACCGCGCTCGACGTCACCGACCGGCGCCAACGCGAACAGAGCCGGCAACTGCTCGCGGCGATCGTGGAGTCTTCCGAAGACGCGATCATCGCGCTCGACCTCGAGGGGACCATCACCAGTTGGAATCAGGGCTCCACGCGGCTCTTCGGCTACACCGCGGCCGAAACCATCGGTCATTCGGTCACGATGCTGATCCCCCGGGAACGCTTTCACGAGGAACCGCAGATCCTCGAACGCATTCGGGCCGGAGAGCGGATTGAGCACTACGAAACGCGACGGCGCCGGAAAGACGGGACCGAGCTGGAGATCTCGCTCTCGGTCTCGCCCCTGCGCGACGATCGCGGCGAGATCGTGGGTGCCTCCAAGATCGCGCGCGACGTCACGCTGCGCAACCGCACCGAACGCAACCGCCGGTTCATCGCGATGCTCAATGAGCGGCTCGCATCGTCGGATCAACCGGACGAGATCGTCCAAACCGCGAGCCGGCTGGTGGCCCAGTTCCTCGGTGCGCAGGACTGCTGTTTTTCCGAGTGGCATGACGAGACCGGTGCGGCGCTGGTGCATTACGAGTGGGGGGAGCCCGGCCGGCCGGCCGGCACGGGCGTTCACCGGCTGTGCGAGTTCGCCCCGGCGGAGTGGCGCCGTCAGTTTCCGCACGAATTCCGCATCGCCGACATCACGCGCGAAGCGCCCGACGCAGCGCTGGTCGGGAAGTGTCAGGCAGCGGGCGTGGGCTCGTTTGCCACCGCCGGTGTGACGCGGAAAGCACCGTGGATCGCCTCGATCATCGTGGCCAGCCAGCAGCCGCGGACGTGGCGCGACGACGAGATGCGGTTGTTGAAGGCAGTGGTCGCGCGCGTATGGCCGCTGGTCGAGCGGGCGCGCAGCGAGACCGCGCTGCGCACGAGCGAGGAGCAACTCCGGCTCATCACCGACCACGCCCCCGTGTCGCTGGCGCAGGTCGACCGCGAGCGCCGGCTGAAATTCGTCAATCAAACCTACGCGCGGCGCTTCGGCCGCGAGCCCCACGACCTGATCGGCCAGCCGCTGAAGGAAGTGGTGGGCGCGACGGCCTACGCGCGGATCCAACCGCATCTAGACGGCGCCTTCGCGGGCCGGCACGTGGAATTCGAAACTGAAATCGCCCTGCCCGTCGGCGGGACGCGCTGGGTACATGCGGTGCACACGCCGGAAACCGCGCCCGACGGCACGGTGATCGGCGTGATCGTGCTGATCACCGACATCACCGCGCGCAAGGAGGCCGAGCGCCAGGTGGCGCTCGCGCGCGACCAGGCGCTCGCGGCGGCCCGGGCCAAGGATGATTTTCTCGCGGCGTTGTCGCACGAGCTCCGCACGCCCTTGAACCCGGTGCTGCTGATCGCCAGCGACGCGGCGGAAAACCCGGCGCTTGCCGCCGAGGTGCGACGCGATTTCGCGACGATCCGCAAAAACGTGGAGCTCGAGGCACGATTGATCGACGACCTGCTCGATGTGACGCGCATCACGCACGGCAAGCTGCCGCTCGACCTGCGGCCGGTGAGTGCCGAACAGATTCTGCAGGACGCCTTGTCGGTCATCCGTCCCGACGCCGAGCAAAAGCGGATCACCCTGGTCACGGAGCTCACGGCGCACCGGACGACCGTGCGCGGCGACGCCGTCCGGCTGCAGCAGGTGTTTTGGAACGTGCTCAAGAATGCCGTGAAATTCACTCCCGCAGGCGGGCGCATCACCGTCACGTCCGCGAACCTCCGCGGCGGCGACACCCTGCGCGTGGCCGTGCGCGATAATGGCATCGGCATGACACCGGCGGAGATCGCCCGCGTGTTCGACGCGTTTACCCAAGGCGACCATGCTGTCGGCAGCAACTCGCACCGGTTCGGCGGGCTGGGCTTGGGGTTGACGATTTCGCGGCTGCTGGTCGAACAACACCACGGCGACATTCGCGCGGAAAGTGCCGGCCCGGGGCAGGGGGCCACCTTCACCATCGAGCTGCCGGTCACGACGCAACCCATCGCCACGGTCGGCTCGACCACGGGTGACGACGGGCTGCGCGCGATCCACCTCGATGGCCGGGCGGGGCGGAGGCGCGGTCGCGTGTTGCTGGTGGAAGACCATGCGCCGACGCGTGACGCGCTCGCGAGTCTGCTCCGACGGCGGAACTACGAGGTGCTCACGGCGGCGACGATCGGCGAGGCGCGCGCGCATCTGGCAGCGGGCGGAATCGGCTTGCTCGTGTCGGACATTGGGCTGCCCGATGGCGACGGCTGCGATCTGATGGCCGAACTCCGCGGCCGCGCCGAGTTGCGGGGAATCGCGCTCACGGGCTATGGCATGGATGCCGACATCGCACGCAGCACCAAGGCGGGCTTCTTCGCGCACCTGACGAAGCCGATTCGCGTGCAGGCCTTGGACGCCGTGCTCGCCGCGATCGATTCACCCGCGGCGGATTTCGCCCGCTAG
- a CDS encoding DUF418 domain-containing protein, producing the protein MIAADTAPAPRIEIVDALRGFALMGILLLHSGEHFDFYVFPPNEPGWLQVLDRRVFATVSFLFAGKSYAIFAMLFGLSFFILLDRAARRGVNFRWRFLWRLTVLGIIGYVHSILYCGDILTILAVLGIPLVWFYALSNRTLAWLSAVLLLQLPFLWQLARIYFQPGYVLPPTHFGAYYGAIYPAFGQGGILDVFRANLVDGQLAKWWWMIDNGRWLQMAALFGCGLILGRKRIFENPPAYVRLAWQALVIGVFAFALTYFVQEYLRVAVPRGPVRRLAVTTMESYVHLAQMLVWVGGFILLYHHTRLRGLLRLLIPFGRMSLTCYVTQALFWVPVYYNFGFGLYRELGQFYSILAGAGFFVLQLAAAHWWLHRFHYGPLEWLWRSATLGSWTTPLRRRPAVAAEPVQAVANCTTL; encoded by the coding sequence ATGATCGCTGCCGATACTGCCCCTGCCCCTCGAATCGAAATCGTCGATGCCCTGCGTGGATTCGCGCTGATGGGCATTCTGCTCCTGCATTCCGGCGAGCACTTCGACTTCTACGTGTTTCCGCCCAACGAGCCCGGCTGGCTCCAGGTGCTCGATCGGCGCGTGTTTGCCACGGTGTCCTTTCTGTTTGCCGGAAAATCCTATGCGATCTTCGCGATGCTCTTCGGGCTGAGTTTTTTTATTCTGCTCGATCGGGCCGCCCGGCGCGGCGTCAATTTCCGCTGGCGGTTCCTCTGGCGGCTCACGGTCCTCGGCATTATCGGCTATGTTCATAGCATCCTGTATTGCGGCGACATTCTGACGATCCTCGCTGTGCTGGGGATCCCGCTCGTGTGGTTTTACGCGCTGAGCAACCGCACGCTCGCCTGGCTGTCCGCGGTGCTCCTGCTCCAGCTGCCGTTCCTCTGGCAGCTCGCCCGGATCTATTTCCAGCCCGGCTACGTGCTACCGCCGACACATTTCGGCGCCTACTACGGCGCGATCTACCCTGCGTTCGGCCAGGGCGGCATCCTGGACGTGTTTCGCGCCAACCTCGTCGATGGCCAACTCGCGAAATGGTGGTGGATGATCGACAATGGCCGCTGGCTCCAAATGGCCGCCCTCTTCGGCTGCGGCCTGATTCTGGGCCGGAAGCGCATCTTCGAAAATCCCCCGGCCTACGTGCGGCTGGCCTGGCAAGCGCTCGTCATCGGCGTCTTCGCCTTCGCGCTCACCTATTTTGTGCAGGAATACCTGCGCGTGGCCGTGCCGCGCGGTCCCGTCCGCCGCCTGGCCGTCACGACCATGGAATCCTACGTTCACCTCGCACAGATGCTGGTCTGGGTGGGCGGTTTCATTCTGCTTTATCACCATACGCGGCTGCGCGGGCTGCTGCGGCTGCTGATTCCGTTCGGACGGATGAGCCTCACCTGCTACGTCACGCAGGCGTTGTTCTGGGTCCCGGTTTACTACAACTTCGGGTTCGGGCTGTATCGTGAGCTCGGGCAGTTCTACAGCATTCTCGCCGGCGCGGGGTTTTTCGTGCTCCAGCTCGCCGCCGCCCATTGGTGGCTGCACCGCTTTCATTACGGTCCGCTCGAATGGCTGTGGCGCTCCGCCACCCTGGGCTCGTGGACCACGCCGCTCCGCCGACGGCCCGCCGTCGCCGCCGAACCCGTTCAGGCCGTCGCAAACTGCACCACGCTGTAG
- a CDS encoding rhomboid family intramembrane serine protease, whose amino-acid sequence MDEYGYSQEHQPLTWWRGHAIYAAHVLVLIWAGAMLITAILMWSGAYGVLGLLPFSSERVLAGEAWRIFSYGFYNPPSLWFVIEMAMIIWFGREVERFFGRKVFLEFYVGLYLFLPLLFTAIGLWRPVSLSGESGAFGLFLAFATLHPSVPVFFNLQAKHIAFVLVGIYTLIGFSRNDVNSLLALWATVGFSYAFVRHEQGRFSLPKLRWPTRRPKLRVLPGGDRRGSNPRSSSDPAMAELDALLDKIARSGLDSLTAQERIKLDQGREALRRRSSGR is encoded by the coding sequence ATGGACGAATACGGCTACTCCCAGGAACACCAGCCGCTCACGTGGTGGCGCGGTCACGCGATCTATGCGGCGCACGTGCTCGTGCTCATCTGGGCGGGCGCGATGCTGATCACGGCCATTTTGATGTGGTCCGGCGCCTACGGCGTACTCGGTCTCTTGCCGTTCAGCAGCGAACGCGTGCTCGCCGGCGAGGCTTGGCGGATCTTCAGCTACGGTTTCTACAATCCGCCGAGCCTCTGGTTCGTGATCGAGATGGCGATGATCATCTGGTTCGGCCGCGAGGTGGAGCGGTTCTTCGGCCGAAAGGTGTTTCTCGAGTTTTACGTCGGCCTCTACCTGTTCCTGCCGCTGCTGTTCACCGCGATCGGCCTGTGGCGGCCCGTGTCGCTCTCGGGCGAATCGGGCGCGTTCGGGTTGTTCCTCGCGTTCGCCACGCTCCATCCGAGCGTGCCGGTGTTTTTCAACCTCCAGGCCAAGCACATCGCGTTCGTGCTCGTCGGCATCTACACGCTGATCGGATTCAGCCGGAATGACGTGAACTCGCTCCTCGCGCTCTGGGCGACCGTGGGGTTCTCCTACGCGTTCGTTCGTCATGAGCAGGGGCGGTTCTCGCTGCCGAAGCTACGCTGGCCCACGCGCCGGCCGAAATTGCGCGTGCTGCCCGGGGGCGATCGCCGCGGCAGCAATCCCCGCAGTTCGTCCGACCCTGCCATGGCCGAGCTCGATGCGCTGCTCGACAAGATCGCCCGGTCCGGACTCGACAGCCTGACCGCGCAGGAGCGGATCAAGCTCGATCAGGGTCGCGAGGCGTTGCGCCGCCGCAGTTCGGGCCGCTGA